GTGTGTGATCGGCGGGGTGTACGTCTTCCCCGGTATCCCCGAGGAGATGAAGGCGATGTTCGACGCGGTAGCGGAGGAGTTCGGCGGGAGCGTCGTCTCGGAGACGCTCTACACCGACGCCCCGGAGGGTGCCCTGACTGAGCAGTTGCGGACTGCACGGGACGAGTTCGGCGTCGCCGTCGGGAGCTACCCGAGTCGGGGCGAGCCGAATCGACTGAAGATAGTCGGGGAGGACGCCGAGGCGGTGGCCGCGGCGACTGCGTGGTTGCGGGAGCACGTCGAGACTGTGGACCGGTGAGTGAATGTCGAGGGGTGTGTCGAGGTTCGGGAAAGGGTTGTTCTCGAGTGGTGATCTGTTGTCGTGGTCGGTGAACGCGCTGTTCGTGTGAGGGACTGCGACTACACCGTGAACAGCGATAGCACCGCTACTCGTGCTAGCGCACCGACGAGATGACGCACCCGCGACAGCACCCGCAGACCGCGACAACACCGCAGACCGCGACAACACCGCAGACCGCGACAACACCGCAGACCGCGACAACACCACTACTCGTGCTAGCGCGAGGAACCGCACCGCGACAGCACCGCACCTCGGTCCTCCCCAGCCTCGGGGTTCTCTCCGCACCGCCCGAACCCCTCCCTCGCGCGTTTCTCGCGCGCCGACCGCAAACCGCACCGCGACACTGAACTGAAGCGCCGACTCACGACACGTTTACCAGTCGAGTGGGCTGGCGCGAGTTCATCTCGCGCCGACGGTTGCAGGGAGGCGCTCGCGCTGATCCGACTGGTCCACCGGGAGTTGCGTGATGGGTCGCAGATTCCACCGGGTGGGACTGAAAGGGGCCGAGAGCGCGGGGGCTTTCACCTCACGTTGTCCACGACAGCTTCACCTGAGTTCTCTGCGACCGATTCGACAGCAATCACATCACTCAGAGACGTTCATCGCTCGTCCTCTCCGACACACTCGACCGAAGTCACTTCTCGCAGAGGATTTCACCCCTCTTCGTTCACGACGCATCAGTCAGGAGAGACAGCCGTGAGCGTTCGGGGGGTCGTCCACACCACCAGTCCATTCTCCCGAGTACGCCACGTCGTACCGAGGTCGGACAAAAGACAACCGTTAAAAAGCGCGGCCCGGACAGAGTAGATATGAGCGAAGCCCAGCAACGGCGGGCGCGCAAGTGCGTGTCCTGCGGGATCAACATCTCCGGCACGACGGCCGCGCGGTTCAAGTGTCCGGACTGCGGTCAGGAGATCTACCGCTGTGCGAAGTGTCGCAAGCAGAGCAACCTCTACGAGTGCCCGGACTGCGGGTTCATGGGGCCGTAACAATGGGGAAAGTCGCAGCCAAGATGAAGGTCATGCCGAAGAGCCCCGACATCGACCTCGACGCACTCCAGGAACGTCTGGAGGAGTCGCTCCCCGAGGGTGCGAAGATTCAGGGCTTCGGCCGTGACGACGTGGCCTTCGGTCTCGTCGCACTCCTGCCGGCCGTCATCGTCCCCGACGACGCCGGCGGCACCGAAGCCGTCGAGGAGGCCTTCGCCGGCGTCGAGGGTGTCGAGTCCGTGAAGGTCGAAGAAGTCGGTCGTCTGTAAGACCGCGAGCCGTCCGGTTTTCAGTTCACCGTTCCGCCAGCGACAGCGCCGGGTTCGCCTCCCCAGCCGGCGTCTGGCGTCTCCCGTGGCACCGCGAACTCAGGCCAGTCGCCCGAACGCGAGGCCGAGGAGAGCGCCGACGACGATACCGCCCGCGACACCGAGCGCGATGCTGTTGATCAGGACGCCGACGACGCCGCCGAGCAGGACGCCGACGACGAACCCGAAGCCGAACATCTCGGCGTAGTGGGCCGTGTCACCTTCTTCGTGGTCCGGGACGCCAGTAGATTCGCTTTCGGTACTCATACGCCGCCGTTCGACGCCCTCGTATTAAGAACTTAGTTACTCGCGGCGAGCGAGTCGGCACCCTCACCGACCAGCGCCGAGACGCCGACCGGACCGGAGCCGCCGGTGCCGCCGGGTCACTCCAGCGCGGTCCCGATGGCCTGTTGGAGGTCTGCCCGCAGGTCGTCGGCGTGTTCGATGCCGACCGACACCCGGATCAGCCCGTCCGTCAACCCGGCCGCAATGCGCTCTTCTCGGGGAATCGCGGCGTGGGTCATCGCCGCCGGCTGTTCGATCAGGCTCTCCACGCCGCCGAGCGACTCCGCGAGCGTGAACACCTCGGTCTCCTCGACGACCGTGCTCGCCTGTTCCAGCGTGCCGTCCAACTCGAAGGAGAGCATCCCGCCGAAGTCGTCCATCTGCCGGGCCGCGAGGTCGTGCTGTGGATGGGAGTCGAGACCAGGATAGAACACTTCGCTCACGGCGTCGTGGTCGTCTAACCACTCGGCGAGCGTGCGGGCGTTCTCACAGTGGCGATCCATCCGGACCGGGAGCGTCTTCGTCCCCCGCAGGACGAGGAAGCAGTCGAAGG
This genomic window from Salinirubrum litoreum contains:
- a CDS encoding HVO_2753 family zinc finger protein translates to MSEAQQRRARKCVSCGINISGTTAARFKCPDCGQEIYRCAKCRKQSNLYECPDCGFMGP
- a CDS encoding elongation factor 1-beta codes for the protein MGKVAAKMKVMPKSPDIDLDALQERLEESLPEGAKIQGFGRDDVAFGLVALLPAVIVPDDAGGTEAVEEAFAGVEGVESVKVEEVGRL